AAAGATTACTGCAGTATGCTCTGAAAGGTTGACTTTGTCCTTTCTTACATCTTTTGCAGGCACTCCCTCCACATGAATAAAGCCTCTGAAGTCTAACTTTAAGTTATATTTTTCAGCTAAATTAAAATAAGGAGACTTATCATTATCTGGTTTTGGAATAGTAACTAGAATACTCTTTACTTTCTTGGCTCTTTCTACATCAGAAGTTTGCATATTGTTCATTTATTTGCTCAACGTTCTCACTAATATCAATATCGGTGCGATTTCTAGGCAGCAAAGGTACAAAATTAAATAAAAAAGAGAGAACCTAAGATTACCAAACAAATGAAAAGCAGTGCGTAAATACCTGTAAATAAACAAAATAAAAACTAAAATTATTGAAAATGATATTACGAATGTAAAATAAGCAGACGGCAATAAACTCAAAACCAAGACTGTTGGCATCAGAATTAACATACTGTTAAAATAAACTAAATATAGAACCGCAATGTATTCCCGTACCAATTTATCCAATTCGAATACAAAAGAAATAAATCTTATAAACAGAATTTTGAGAATAAACAGGACTCCAACGATAAGCGAAATTTTGAGAAAATTATTTAATGTCAACGAATAGCCGTTACCTGACATATAGGCGTCGTACATCAGTAAAAACAAGCCTAGTGTGAAACTGAAGATAATATAAAGAAAGATGTAAGACCAGGAGGTTGCCATGTTATCTTCTTTACTGACCTGTTGTAACAGCCGGTCCTTAAAATACGCTTCAATAATAACATTGAAATCCAATGGGAAAAACATGCGCACCAACGCTACTGCGAATACGAGTATCATAATAATGCTTACAATCCATACCGGACGATTTTCCCTCGCATCCCCGGACCTGAATGCATCCGGCTGATCTTTCTTTAATGTATCCGCGAACTTCATCCATTTGATAAAATCTCCGTTTGTAACAATTACCTTATCCTTTATTTCCTGTGGAATGCTAATTCCACGATCAGGATCCGGCATAATAAGCGGGTACATCTTTTGAAGAGAAGAGGCACTATCTACGTACAAGGAGTCAGTTTGTATACTTATATTTGCTACCGAACGATGTGGCAACAAAAAGCCCATTCCGACTATCAAAAATAAAATAACGAATTGCTTCGCAGACATAGACATAGCTCTTTTTTTTAAGATGTAAAGTTAAAATAAAAAATCAGAAGACCACTTAAACATAATCAATATGCCAAAATCAGTTATAAGGTGTTCCTGGTGTGGAACAGACGAACTATACAGTCAATACCATGACAAGGAATGGGGTAAACAGGTAAAGGATGAAAAGACACTATTTGAGTTTTTGGTGCTGGAATCTGCACAGGCGGGTTTGAGCTGGATTACCATCCTGAGAAAAAGAGAGAATTATCGCCGTCTCTTTGCCGACTTTGAATATAAGAAAGTGGCTGAGTTTACAGAAAAGGATGTGGAGGAATTAATGCAGGATGCGGGTATTATCCGTAACCGATTGAAAATAAAGAGTACGATCGAGAATGCGAAGATCTTTATGAAGGTACAGCAGGAATTTGGCAGTTTTTACAATTACCTGTATTCCTTCCTGCCGGATAATTCCCCAATCATCAATGAAGTAAAATCCATGAGCGATGTACCCGTCAGCACACCAGAGTCAGATGCGATTGCAAAAGATTTAAAGAAAAGAGGGGTGAAATTTTTTGGTACAACGATCTGCTATGCTTACATGCAGGCGGTAGGTATGGTGAATGATCACATTGTTACATGTTCCTTCAGAGATCGTTAAGATCTCGAAGGAATGTGTTGATAGATATCCGGAAGATTACGGCATTGTCCGTTATAATCGAGCCCGTATCCGATAACGAACTCTTTCTCTATTTCAAAACCTATATACATGATGTTATCAAACTGCACCTGAAGATTGGCCGGTTTCATTAACAATGCACAAACTGAAATACTGGCTACTCCTAATTTTTCCAAAGCATCCATTGTATATTTCAATGAGTGGCCGGAGTCAATAATATCTTCGACAATAATGACATCCCTGCCTGTGAGATCCATCCCTACGCCTATCAGTTCTGCAATATCTTCTTTCTCCACTCCTTTGTATGAGGCTAGTTTAACAAAGGAAAGCTCCGAAGGAATAACAACCTGTTTCATCAGATCTGACATAAACATAAAACAGCCGTTTAACACACCGATAAATACAGGGTGCTTATTTTCAAAGCGCATATTCAGATCAATCCCTATCAAACGTATACGTTTTTGTATCTGATCATGATCAATCATAATCTCAAATTCCAGATTATCTACTGTAAGGTATTTCATATTATTTATTCTCCTCTTCGTCTGTTTTTTTTCTTCCTAATATTTTATCAAAGAGGCTTCTTTTTTCCTTTTCTTCATTTTCCAGTTCCTTGATCATTTCTTCCTGTTCATCATCCATATTCTGCAAGGAATCTACAACCAGTCCGGCAGGTCTTGACGGTCTGAGGTGCGGTTGAAGAACAACAGTATAGAATCCGTAATTGGCCACAGTGGTATCTCTGGCCAGTTGACCAGTCTTGACCATGATATTTCCATAGGTATTAAAATACCGCGACATCTGTGGTTTCAGATGTCCTGTATAATCAAAGGCGTACAGTCCTTTTTTGGGACGGGGAACAATGCTTGATAAAAATAAGCTTTCTCCCAGCGTGATTTCAGAAGGCTTTTTACCAAAATAATAATTTGCTGCCTCTGTGATACCGTACACATTATTTCCCCATTCGATTACATTCAGATAGACCTCATACAATCGTTCTTTGCTCACCTGATGGGAAGATTCCATCAGCCAGACGAGTACAATCTCTTCCAGCTTACGAACCAGTGTCTTATTTCTGTTCAGAAAAACATTTTTCACTAACTGCATGGAGATGGTACTTGCTCCACGTTTAAATTTTCTTTCTTTTATGTTGGTAACAATAGAAAGCTTGAAAGCCTCTTCCTGAAATCCGTTATGTTTAAAAAAGAAAGGATCCTCGGTATTCAGTAATGTGGTACGCATATACCTGGAAATACTTTCATACGGAGCAAATTTGGGGTTTTGAGGACCAACCAGAATTTCGCGCATAACTTTTTCATCTTCATACGCCGTATATACAAACGGAGAGTTGAGTTTACTGATATCCGCTTTTCCCCATTTTACAATCTTGAGTTCCTTATCATCCATACGGGAAGAAAAGTTAAGCTGATCCGGTTTTTTGAGATTGACCTCAAAGTCCAGATCATACTGAATCTGTCCTGAAACCTGTATGCCCTCTACAGATTCAAAAAGTCCGTTTGGAATAGCATCAAAAAATTTCTGTGCTTCAAATTTACCGGTATGTACAGCTAACGCAACGATCTGCTGAGGTTTATGAATATACTTTGCCTTCGGGCTGAATTCAAAATCTCTGACCCTGACTTTGCTCCCTTCTTGAAGCTCTATAGATTGCGCACCAATATTTACTCCTCCCTCTAAAGTGGCTTCCGGCAGATTAATATCCTGATCAGACAATCTCCAATGATGCAACTTCAGGTTTTTAAAATGCCAGTCCCCGCCAAGGGTTAACATCTCTTTCCCCTTTCGGTCTACTTTATTTAAATCAAATTCGATTTCATCAAAGCTTAATCGCACTCCGAATTTACTCTTCAGAAAAGGAAACTCTGTATCTTTCTGTTCAGATGACAGTTTGAGATTCAGTTCCTGCCGGTCAGGATTTACATATCCTGCCACATTCCATTGTGCATCATTATCATTCAGAAACAGGGCAGCATCTATATCACCTCCGCTAATCTCGGCACGGGGTATCCGTAAGCGCTGATAAGTACTGTCATCTCTGAAAGACACTTCAAAATCCTGAACATCCATATTTCTGGGAATTTTGAAGAAAACCTGTTTCAGAATTCCATCGGCTAAAGCTGCCAGATTTTTTTCGGCTTTGGGCGTATCAACAGAATCTTTATTTTTCTTTCTAAACAGGAAATCATAATTGCTTATGCTATCCTTTTTGATCAGTGTAAAATTGGCCTTATTCATTTCGATCTGTCCGATTTTTACATCTCCGAACAACAAAGGCCATATACGCACCGACACTGCGAAATCATCTATATGTGCAAGCTGATCTTTTCCTTTAGGTGTAACGTATACATTTTTGAAAACAACTGTTGCTAATCCCTTAAATCCGTAATATTGAATTTTCAGATCAACCCCATATTTTTTATCCATTTTCTCTTTGGCAGAAGCTATTGCTCTTTGCAAAATAGCATCCCGCTTACTCAACCCATAGGAAACGCCGACAATCATCAACAATATAATGCCGGACAGTATCCCGATGATCCACCGCTTCTGTGTAGGAGTAATTTTATTAAAAAACTTTTTGAGCATAATAAATGAACGAAAAAAAGCCTGTTTTCTTATCTGTTATACAATACAAGTATAGGCAAATTACAGCATTCTTGGAGCAGGAAAATAAACTAGTTTCTTTGATTTGGAATGTATTTCAGAGCTCCGAGATATTGCTCCGTTCGACCTTTATCTATATTATCACAGCTCAAAAGAATGGGATAAGATCAAAATTGCACTTTAAAAACATCCAAATGACAGGATTATGTTTTGCAATAGTTAGTTTTGTAGTTTGATACCATAGATATGATCACAAAAGAACAGATATTAAATGCCCTGAGTCATGTAGAAGAACCGGATCTAAAAAAGGATCTCGTAACACTTAATATGATTCAGCATATCGAAATATTTCCGGATAAGATAAAATTTGATGTTGTATTAACTACGCCGGCCTGCCCGCTTAAAGGGCATATCGAGCATGCCTGCCGAAATGCGATAGCCTTGTTTATAGACAAAAATCTAACTGTAGATATCAATATGACCTCCAATGTGACGAGCCGGGAGGGCAATCAGCTTTCGGGTATCAAAAATATTATTCTCGTTGCATCCGGAAAAGGTGGAGTGGGTAAATCTACAGTCGCTGCAAATCTCGCACTTGCACTTGCTGAAAAAGGTGCAAAAACGGGGCTTTTGGATGCAGACATCTATGGTCCTTCGGTTCCGATTATGTTTGGACTGGAAGGAGCCAAACCTCAATCTGTCCAAACGGCGGATGGTAAAACAAAAATTTTACCGATTGAGAAATTTGATCTTAAGTTATTATCCATCGGTTTTTTCACAGATCCAAATCAACCTATTCCCTGGAGAGGTCCTATGGCCACATCAGCGATCAAACAATTATTCAATGACGCAGACTGGGGAGAACTGGATTACCTCGTGGTAGATATGCCTCCCGGAACAGGCGATATTCATATTACTGTTGCTCAGACTTATCCTATATCCGGAGCTGTCATCGTAACGACTCCTCAGCAGGTAGCCTTAGCTGATACCATAAAAGGGATAGGGATGTTTATGATGGAAGGGATTAATATTCCTATATTGGGAATAGTAGAAAACATGGCTTACTTTACGCCTGCTGAATTACCGAATAACAAATACTATATCTTCGGAAAAGATGGAGGGAAGAGATTAGCGCAGGAAAATAATGTTCCTTTTCTTGGAGAAATTCCTTTGGTAAAGGGAATTTCGGATGCCGGTGATAATGGATTTCCTATATTACTGGATAAAGATGACCCAGTAAGTACGGCCTTCCTGGATATTGCAGGACGTACTGCACAGCAGTTATCGATTGAACTGGCCAGACATTAAGCGCGCTTAATGCGTAACGATATTTACCTATCTTATTATCACCAGACACATGTGCTTTTATTAATATGGCTGGTTTGGTGATAATAAAATATTTTGTTAACTTTAGTATACATCCGACTCTCCTGTTTTAGTTGCTGAAAATTCTATGGAAAGAATCAATATCATATATGATGTATATCAAAGAGCTATTGGCAAGTATACTGTCTCTATCAGGTCATTCTATTCTACGGAAACGAAGTTAGGTATTGGCTTATTTGTAAATGAGGTAGACACTCCTCTTTTCTACTATAAAACAGACAAAAGCAACAGCATTCCTTATCTGGGCTTCAACCACAGCCAGATAAAGGTATTTATGGATTCCGATAATTATGAGAATAAAAATGTGGAATCCCGTTTTATTAACTTCACCTCTCTGATCAAAATGTTTGAATTCTATGCATACGCACACTTTGACGCCAAGCCTCAGGAATTTATTACTGAAAATCAGGTCTACATAGCTTACATTACCGCTTTCGAAAAGAAAATGAGTCTATTAAAATAGATCCCTGATTCTATCTTCAGAATATTATTCAAATGAGGAGGTTACAGCCGGAGTAGCAGACTGTTTCTCGTTTGATGCAGTCCCTCCCAAAACAGACTGATTTTGTCCACTCTTATCCCCACTGGTTGCAACATCATTTCGCTGGCTGAATATTTCAGGAATATTCAACTGACTTACGCCCTTGATTGTCATTAACCGGGAAACATAGAATTTTTGAGTTGTAGTTTTTGTTTCCACCTTATTATTTACCTTATCAACTACCGCAAATGTGAGGTAACTCTCCATATTCATTGGTGTAGCATCTACTGAGAAGGAATCAAAACGTGCTGGCATCAGATTGCCGTCTATAGTGGTAATATTGACTTTTTGAGACAAGGGTTTGTGATAGAGTGATCCAAACTGACGCTTTAAAGACAGGAAGTTATTTTCAATATAGGAATGGGGAGGAACAAACAGCATACTTTTAGGTAATGTGGCACTTCCATTGACATTACCGCTTAATGAAGAATAACCGACGCTGTTGCCATTACCAAGATCATAGCCGCTTGTCCAGGAACCAGCGTTAACGCGTGCATTGAGTTTAACTTCATTTCCTGAATAGCTAATCGCCTGACCGTTTACCACTAAGGCAGAACTGCCAAGGTCCACAGCGATAGGTACACCCAATTTATTAGTAATACGGGTATGTACACTGGTATTACTGCCATTAAATCCATATTCTATTTTAATAGTGTCATTCTCAAACACAAATTTTCCTGATTTCGCATCCTTAGAAAGAGATTGACTGTCAATGGTTGTTAAATAGGTCGTAGAACAACTGTTTAATATAAACAAAGTGCACAGTGCAACTGAAAAATACTTTAATGCCTTCATATCCAAACTTTACTTAATTTCAAAGTAAGTTAAACAAAAAATATAATACTTATTACAAGACGACTCATATTTTCATGTTAAGCTTTTGTAAACTATTTTTTAGTTAACATTGGGTCAAATATTCTTTATACATTATCAGCTTTTAAAATTTATTTACAAAAAAAGGCTGTCCGTTCGGACAGCCTTTGAGTAATTTGGAAAAATCGTGACTATTTATCTACGTATACTCTTACATACTGAGGAACAATTGTTTGTCCATTGTCCAAAGTGATTAAGAAATAAAAGTTACGCGCCAAAAGAGCAACAGCAGAAGTCGTTCCTGCCTGAGCAGCTGTAGGCAATGTTAACTTCGTAAAAGTAGCATATTCTGCAAGTGTAGTCGTGAAAGTGACCTTAGTACCATTCCCTGCAATCGGAGTAGATCTATACAATCCTGTAGTAGCCTGAATAGCTGAATAAGCTGTTCCAACGGCCACTTTAGTGATTTCTTTTATTGTTCTACCGC
The Sphingobacterium spiritivorum genome window above contains:
- a CDS encoding DUF4271 domain-containing protein translates to MSAKQFVILFLIVGMGFLLPHRSVANISIQTDSLYVDSASSLQKMYPLIMPDPDRGISIPQEIKDKVIVTNGDFIKWMKFADTLKKDQPDAFRSGDARENRPVWIVSIIMILVFAVALVRMFFPLDFNVIIEAYFKDRLLQQVSKEDNMATSWSYIFLYIIFSFTLGLFLLMYDAYMSGNGYSLTLNNFLKISLIVGVLFILKILFIRFISFVFELDKLVREYIAVLYLVYFNSMLILMPTVLVLSLLPSAYFTFVISFSIILVFILFIYRYLRTAFHLFGNLRFSLFYLILYLCCLEIAPILILVRTLSK
- a CDS encoding Mrp/NBP35 family ATP-binding protein, producing the protein MITKEQILNALSHVEEPDLKKDLVTLNMIQHIEIFPDKIKFDVVLTTPACPLKGHIEHACRNAIALFIDKNLTVDINMTSNVTSREGNQLSGIKNIILVASGKGGVGKSTVAANLALALAEKGAKTGLLDADIYGPSVPIMFGLEGAKPQSVQTADGKTKILPIEKFDLKLLSIGFFTDPNQPIPWRGPMATSAIKQLFNDADWGELDYLVVDMPPGTGDIHITVAQTYPISGAVIVTTPQQVALADTIKGIGMFMMEGINIPILGIVENMAYFTPAELPNNKYYIFGKDGGKRLAQENNVPFLGEIPLVKGISDAGDNGFPILLDKDDPVSTAFLDIAGRTAQQLSIELARH
- a CDS encoding DNA-3-methyladenine glycosylase I, giving the protein MPKSVIRCSWCGTDELYSQYHDKEWGKQVKDEKTLFEFLVLESAQAGLSWITILRKRENYRRLFADFEYKKVAEFTEKDVEELMQDAGIIRNRLKIKSTIENAKIFMKVQQEFGSFYNYLYSFLPDNSPIINEVKSMSDVPVSTPESDAIAKDLKKRGVKFFGTTICYAYMQAVGMVNDHIVTCSFRDR
- a CDS encoding phosphoribosyltransferase, with product MKYLTVDNLEFEIMIDHDQIQKRIRLIGIDLNMRFENKHPVFIGVLNGCFMFMSDLMKQVVIPSELSFVKLASYKGVEKEDIAELIGVGMDLTGRDVIIVEDIIDSGHSLKYTMDALEKLGVASISVCALLMKPANLQVQFDNIMYIGFEIEKEFVIGYGLDYNGQCRNLPDIYQHIPSRS
- a CDS encoding transglycosylase domain-containing protein, translating into MLKKFFNKITPTQKRWIIGILSGIILLMIVGVSYGLSKRDAILQRAIASAKEKMDKKYGVDLKIQYYGFKGLATVVFKNVYVTPKGKDQLAHIDDFAVSVRIWPLLFGDVKIGQIEMNKANFTLIKKDSISNYDFLFRKKNKDSVDTPKAEKNLAALADGILKQVFFKIPRNMDVQDFEVSFRDDSTYQRLRIPRAEISGGDIDAALFLNDNDAQWNVAGYVNPDRQELNLKLSSEQKDTEFPFLKSKFGVRLSFDEIEFDLNKVDRKGKEMLTLGGDWHFKNLKLHHWRLSDQDINLPEATLEGGVNIGAQSIELQEGSKVRVRDFEFSPKAKYIHKPQQIVALAVHTGKFEAQKFFDAIPNGLFESVEGIQVSGQIQYDLDFEVNLKKPDQLNFSSRMDDKELKIVKWGKADISKLNSPFVYTAYEDEKVMREILVGPQNPKFAPYESISRYMRTTLLNTEDPFFFKHNGFQEEAFKLSIVTNIKERKFKRGASTISMQLVKNVFLNRNKTLVRKLEEIVLVWLMESSHQVSKERLYEVYLNVIEWGNNVYGITEAANYYFGKKPSEITLGESLFLSSIVPRPKKGLYAFDYTGHLKPQMSRYFNTYGNIMVKTGQLARDTTVANYGFYTVVLQPHLRPSRPAGLVVDSLQNMDDEQEEMIKELENEEKEKRSLFDKILGRKKTDEEENK